Proteins encoded in a region of the Canis lupus familiaris isolate Mischka breed German Shepherd chromosome 1, alternate assembly UU_Cfam_GSD_1.0, whole genome shotgun sequence genome:
- the LOC119870849 gene encoding elongin-C-like encodes MYVKLISSDGHEFIVKREHALTSGTIKAMLSGPGQLAENETNEVNFREIPSHVLSKVCMYFTYKVHYTNSSTEIPEFPIAPEIALELLMAVNFLDC; translated from the coding sequence ATGTATGTCAAATTGATATCTTCGGATGGTCATGAATTTATTGTAAAAAGAGAACATGCACTAACATCCGGAACAATAAAAGCCATGTTGAGTGGCCCAGGTCAGTTGGCTGAGAATGAAACTAATGAAGTCAATTTTAGAGAGATCCCTTCACATGTGCTATCAAAAGTATGCATGTATTTTACCTACAAGGTTCACTACACTAACAGCTCCACAGAGATTCCTGAATTCCCAATTGCACCTGAAATTGCACTGGAACTGCTGATGGCTGTGAACTTCCTagattgttaa